Proteins co-encoded in one Fusarium musae strain F31 chromosome 3, whole genome shotgun sequence genomic window:
- a CDS encoding hypothetical protein (EggNog:ENOG41) — protein sequence MSSQGIRIAIDRGGTFTDAWAEVPGRQEHIVFKILSVCPDEYDDAPTECIRQILEIALDTTIPKGSLLDLAPIESIRMGTTVATNALLERKGDRVAFLATKGFRDVLLIGNQARPDLFDLSVRRLKQLYETVVEIDERVTIEGASEAPSNGPIDVSSDPALVVGQTGEVVRIMKKPDLDAVRADLEDLKAQGFKNLAIGLMHSYTYPDHELQVTKLAEEMGFKVSASSVLQSMAKYVPRSQSAVADAYLTPMTFAYLDGFRKNFKGQLEDESANKLLICQSDGGLTSWSKFTGLRGVLSGPAGGVVGLSRTCYDDADGTPVLGFDMGGTSTDVARYSGALEHIFENTLAEVTIQTPQLDINTVAAGGGSILSWENGLLKVGPSSAGANPGPACYGRGGPLTVTDANFLLGRIIPDFFPRRLDRDVVREKFAALTDIVNREKEGGEPFTPETLALGFLAIANATMTRPIRTLSEGRGYGASSHNLGSFGGAGGQHAVFIARDLGIKRAIIPCYSSILSAYGMALADVVVENQEPSAITFSEEVVPEIKARLESLSSKGAQGLESQGFDAKTTEHEYFLNMRYQGSDTSLMIPVSENVGDAGVAFTARHTQEFGFSQSRNILIDDVRVRSVGKSRVLNISSPFEELKKYQSDGLTPVPTPIFSRKIFFENHGWTETPVYELKSMSPGVHITGPAMIIDKTQTIVVDHLSKGVILPEHVILEVDKAEKQNVATETVDPVTLSVFGHRFMTVAEQMGHTMEKTSISVNIKERLDYSCAIFSADGGLVANAPHVPSHLGSMSTAIAYQAQRYKAGELKPGDVIISNHPQAGGTHLPDITTITPVFDDEENPKEIIFFVANRGHHADIGGIVPGSMPPNSTELWQEGAAIESFKMINEGVFDEAGLIKHLYDEPASYPGCSGTRTLTENIADLKAAVASNQKGIELIRALIKEFTWPVVQLYMHAIQDNAAQSVRDLLKQFAAKHEGGVLEATEYNDDGIPFKLKVTIDKDTGDAVFDFTGTGPEHSGNLNAPPTCSYSVIMYCLRSMISKGDIPLNQGCLKPIKVICPPNTILSPSPTAATVGCTTETSQKIADLVLRAFNAAAASQGTMNNLSFGCGGTDPVTGEVTKGFGYYETICGGAGAGLGWHGASAVHTHMTNTRITDPEILEKRYPVILHEFSIRRGSGGYGKWRGGDGCVREMEFRMPLQVSVLTDRRVTAPYGLEGGEEGQRGQNIWVRKDPVTGAMRQVSLGPRKTSHFAAGDRIIILTPGGGGYGLASETKDEVAVPDRDSRSLLTNGSLGVRHSIATGN from the exons ATGTCATCTCAAGGCATCCGCATCGCTATCGACCGTGGTGGCACCTTCACAGATGCATGGGCCGAAGTCCCCGGTCGACAAGAGCACATagtcttcaagatcctctcAGTGTGTCCTGATGAATACGACGATGCTCCCACAGAATGCATTCGTCAGATCTTAGAGATCGCCCTAGACACAACAATACCCAAGGGCTCATTACTAGATCTTGCGCCGATTGAGTCTATTCGCATGGGCACTACGGTCGCTACCAATGCCCTTCTCGAAAGAAAGGGTGATCGCGTAGCATTCCTTGCTACAAAGGGGTTCCGAGATGTTCTTCTTATCGGAAACCAGGCGAGACCTGATCTTTTTGATCTGTCAGTCCGTCGTTTGAAGCAACTCTACGAAACTGTCGTGGAGATTGATGAACGAGTCACTATTGAGGGCGCAAGCGAAGCGCCATCAAATGGTCCAATCGACGTTTCTTCAGATCCAGCGCTCGTCGTTGGTCAAACAGGAGAAGTCGTCAGGATCATGAAGAAACCAGATCTTGATGCTGTCCGCGCGGATCTCGAAGATCTTAAAGCTCAAGGCTTCAAGAACCTTGCCATTGGTCTCATGCACTCATACACATACCCCGACCACGAGTTGCAAGTAACAAAGCTCGCTGAAGAAATGGGCTTCAAGGTCTCCGCTTCTTCGGTCCTACAGTCCATGGCCAAGTACGTGCCGCGCAGTCAATCGGCCGTCGCAGACGCCTATCTTACACCCATGACGTTCGCCTACCTAGATGGCTTCCGCAAGAACTTCAAGGGTCAGTTGGAGGATGAGAGTGCAaacaagctcctcatctGCCAATCTGATGGTGGTTTGACAAGCTGGTCCAAGTTCACCGGCTTGAGGGGTGTTCTCAGTGGTCCTGCCGGCGGTGTCGTCGGTCTATCGAGGACATGCTACGACGATGCTGATGGAACTCCTGTGTTGGGCTTCGATATGGGCGGTACCAGTACAGATGTTGCGAGATACTCTGGTGCTTTGGAGCATATCTTTGAGAACACTTTGGCTGAAGTGACTATTCAGACTCCTCAATTAGACATCAACACAGTCGCTGCAGGCGGTGGCTCCATCCTGTCCTGGGAGAACGGACTTCTGAAGGTCGGTCCTAGCAGCGCTGGCGCCAATCCTGGTCCTGCATGTTACGGCAGAGGCGGTCCCTTGACCGTCACAGACGCCAATTTCCTCCTCGGACGTATCATTCCTGACTTCTTCCCCCGTCGACTTGATCGCGATGTTGTGAGAGAGAAGTTCGCTGCTCTCACAGATATCGTCAACAGGGAGAAGGAGGGGGGTGAGCCATTCACACCTGAGACTCTAGCACTGGGCTTCCTTGCTATCGCGAATGCTACCATGACACGACCTATTCGAACACTCAGTGAAGGTCGCGGATACGGTGCTTCAAGCCATAACTTGGGTTCTTTCGGCGGTGCTGGTGGACAACACGCTGTCTTTATCGCTCGAGATCTCGGTATCAAGCGCGCCATCATCCCATGCTACTCCAGTATCCTGTCTGCTTACGGAATGGCTCTCGCCGATGTCGTCGTCGAGAACCAAGAACCCTCCGCCATCACCTTCTCCGAAGAAGTCGTCCCTGAGATCAAAGCCCGTCTTGAGTCTCTCTCTTCCAAGGGTGCACAGGGTCTTGAGTCTCAAGGCTTTGACGCCAAGACTACTGAACATGAGTATTTCCTCAACATGCGCTATCAAGGAAGCGATACCTCCCTCATGATCCCTGTATCAGAGAACGTAGGAGATGCAGGCGTTGCTTTCACTGCTAGACATACTCAAGAGTTCGGCTTCTCTCAATCGCGCAATATCCTCATCGATGATGTTCGAGTTCGAAGTGTCGGCAAGTCACGCGTTCTCAACATCTCCAGTCCCTtcgaagagctcaagaaatACCAATCCGATGGTCTCACGCCCGTCCCAACACCCATCTTCTCTCGAAAGATCTTCTTTGAGAATCACGGCTGGACCGAAACTCCCGTTTATGAGCTCAAATCCATGTCTCCCGGTGTGCACATCACCGGGCCTGCGATGATCATCGACAAGACCCAGACCATTGTCGTTGATCATCTCAGCAAGGGTGTCATTCTCCCAGAGCATGTCATCCTTGAGGTTGATAAGGCTGAGAAACAGAATGTTGCGACTGAGACTGTTGATCCTGTTACACTAAGTGTTTTCGGACATCGCTTCATGACTGTCGCTGAGCAGATGGGCCATACCATGGAGAAGACCTCAATCTCTGTCAACATCAAGGAGAGGTTGGATTACTCATGCGCCATCTTTTCTGCTGACGGAGGTCTTGTCGCCAACGCCCCTCATGTCCCCAGTCATCTTGGTTCAATGAGCACAGCCATCGCATACCAAGCTCAGCGATACAAGGCTGGTGAATTGAAGCCCGGCGatgtcatcatcagcaaccaTCCTCAAGCCGGGGGCACTCATCTTCccgacatcaccaccatcacacCCGtgttcgacgatgaagagaaccCCAAAgagatcatcttcttcgtcgcaAATCGTGGCCATCACGCAGATATCGGCGGTATCGTTCCTGGCTCGATGCCTCCCAACTCCACCGAACTCTGGCAGGAGGGTGCCGCTATCGAGTCCTTCAAGATGATTAACGAGGGTGtctttgatgaagctggTTTGATCAAGCACCTATACGACGAACCTGCTTCATATCCCGGCTGCAGTGGTACTCGTACTCTTACCGAGAACATCGCTGatctcaaggctgctgtCGCTTCTAACCAAAAGGGCATCGAGTTGATCCGGGCACTTATTAAGGAGTTCACTTGGCCTGTTGTTCAGCTGTACATGCATGCTATTCAGGACAACGCTGCCCAGTCTGTGCGCGATCTTCTCAAGCAATTTGCTGCGAAGCATGAGGGTGGTGTTCTTGAAGCGACAGAGTATAACGATGATGGTATCCCATTCAAGCTAAAGGTTACCATCGACAAAGATACCGGCGATGCTGTTTTCGACTTTACAGGCACTGGACCTGAACACTCTGGTAATCTTAATGCACCACCAACATGCTCCTACTCCGTCATCATG TACTGCCTCCGCTCCATGATCTCCAAAGGCGACATCCCCCTCAACCAAGGCTGCCTCAAGCCCATCAAAGTAATCTGTCCccccaacaccatcctctccccctcccccacCGCCGCCACCGTCGGCTGCACAACCGAAACGTCCCAGAAGATCGCCGACCTTGTCCTGCGCGCCTTCAATGCCGCAGCCGCATCCCAGGGAACGATGAACAATCTCAGCTTCGGCTGCGGCGGCACAGACCCCGTCACCGGCGAAGTCACAAAGGGTTTTGGATACTACGAGACCATCTGTGGAGGTGCAGGTGCTGGGCTTGGTTGGCATGGTGCTAGTGCTGTTCATACGCACATGACGAATACGAGGATTACGGATCCGgagatcttggagaagagatatCCTGTTATTCTGCATGAGTTCTCTATTAGACGTGGTAGTGGTGGATATGGGAAGTGGAGGGGTGGTGATGGTTGTGTGAGAGAGATGGAGTTCCGTATGCCTTTGCAGGTCTCTGTTCTTACTGATCGACGTGTCACGGCGCCTTATGGTCTTGAGGGTGGTGAGGAGGGACAGAGGGGGCAGAATATCTGGGTGAGGAAGGATCCTGTTACCGGAGCTATGAGACAGGTATCGCTTGGCCCGAGAAAGACGTCGCATTTTGCGGCGGGAGATAGGATTATCATTTTGACTCCTGGTGGTGGAGGTTATGGGCTGGCTTCGGAGACGAAGGATGAGGTTGCCGTGCCGGATAGAGATTCAAGATCGCTTTTGACGAATGGTAGCTTGGGAGTTAGGCATAGTATTGCCACTGGAAACTAG
- a CDS encoding hypothetical protein (EggNog:ENOG41) — MFSYLQKLEEDSRRLQAITTHNQTPETNPTFTPFDDQETQIDAPPSLSKEESNLFNPLFDRQPEKPIHERSSEPGFIGEASCAAFSNRLLSCLDDTYTPSTAGLSNYNRMNTYGRLPVDQGPEFPERMHVKLLLNVARRFIGNYHPLFLKVTFMKEIDAVYRREVVPSALWLSMRLAQSLGMHRSASRHITLTPVERESRRRTWWVLYFFDRFSASKLGQPITVRDDDIDVEMPSMDGLTKDEMAEFLDPQNLITNIKLAKIIGNILTHIYGIPKATNGLYIHQVHGILKQLREWHDELQPDMRVKERGTPRPVASLHLAYNQCIIQTTRPVLLHLFKTQFQLGSKVREDASPRQNVSSITLALAESCVNAAQASSRIVEGLFLDGSIATFGYWDAHHIFSAAMILIMSAVMKPTAVNSDHLETLLSVLRSLKNDGNIPAVDFCERLSDIQARVLNLRATGRLDGMSFDRPPPIIQTPSSLPKEVPQAQDQPFQTPMSMDNGSGVVSWTGIKYSG, encoded by the exons ATGTTTAGTTACCTCCAGAAGCTCGAAGAAGATAGCAGACGGCTTCAGGCTATCACAACCCATAACCAAACTCCAGAAACCAACCCAACATTCACTCCCTTCGATGATCAAGAAACCCAGATCGATGCCCCTCCATCTCtgtcaaaagaagaaagcaaCCTATTCAACCCCCTCTTCGATCGACAACCCGAAAAGCCCATCCATGAACGGTCCTCAGAACCAGGCTTTATCGGTGAAGCTTCATGCGCTGCCTTCAGCAACAGACTCCTATCATGCCTCGACGATACATATACCCCATCTACAGCTGGTCTGTCAAACTATAATCGAATGAACACATATGGGAGACTACCAGTAGATCAAGGACCGGAGTTTCCAGAACGGATGCACGTCAAGTTACTTCTTAACGTGGCTCGAAGATTCATAGGGAATTACCATCCGTTGTTTCTAAAAGTTACGTTCATGAAGGAGATTGATGCTGTTTATCGAAGGGAAGTGGTCCCGTCGGCGCTGTGGCTGT CCATGCGTCTCGCCCAAAGTCTCGGCATGCACAGGTCCGCATCTCGACACATCACGCTTACACCCGTCGAACGAGAAAGTCGACGGCGGACATGGTGGGTACTTTACTTCTTCGACcgcttctcagcatcaaagCTCGGTCAACCGATCACCGTCCGCGACGACGatattgatgttgagatgccAAGCATGGATGGTCTCACAAAGGACGAGATGGCGGAGTTTCTTGATCCGCAGAATCTCATTACTAACATTAAACTTGCTAAGATCATTGGAAACATCT TGACACATATTTATGGTATACCCAAAGCTACGAACGGTCTCTATATACATCAAGTTCACGGTATTTTGAAACAGCTTCGAGAATGGCATGACGAACTACAACCTGACATGCGCGTCAAAGAGCGTGGTACTCCTAGACCCGTCGCAAGTCTTCATCTTGCATACAACCAATGCATTATACAAACAACTCGCCCtgtcctcctccatcttttTAAGACTCAGTTTCAGCTAGGCAGTAAAGTGAGAGAAGATGCATCACCAAGACAGAACGTCTCTTCTATCACTCTTGCTTTGGCAGAGAGCTGCGTCAACGCTGCACAAGCATCGAGCCGTATTGTGGAAGGCCTCTTCTTAGATGGTAGCATTGCGACCTTTGGATACTGGGATGCACATCACATATTCTCAGCAGCTATGATCCTCATCATGTCAGCAGTCATGAAACCCACAGCTGTCAACTCCGATCATCTAGAGACTTTACTAAGTGTCTTACGATCTCTAAAGAACGACGGAAACATCCCAGCAGTCGACTTTTGCGAGAGACTATCAGACATCCAAGCCCGCGTGTTGAACCTACGGGCTACAGGCCGATTAGATGGCATGAGCTTTGATAGGCCACCCCCAATTATACAAACACCCAGTTCTTTGCCAAAGGAAGTCCCGCAAGCTC